In Bacillota bacterium, a single window of DNA contains:
- a CDS encoding SpoVR family protein, whose translation MTDRELLELEKWTQRIIKKARAEGLDFYEMRFEVAPADVIYTVGAYGMPTRFSHWSFGKAFHRMKTEYDYNLSRIYELVVNSDPCYAFLLDGNTLLQNKLVIAHVLAHSDFFKHNYRFAGTSHFMMENMAAHAERLARYEFRYGKQAVEQLLDAALALAEQVDPHPVGPPALPEDNEEEPDGAGDGRRSRPSTPYDDLWALDERLALQQPDPPASAHRRRDAPGPGRRVGFAPRSGSGESGPPSRSGGQAARRRARRWPVRPEKDVLRFIMEHSEYLETWQRDVLAMVREEALYFWPQIETRIMNEGWATFWHARLMRDEELSEADALEFARMHAGVIQPQRLHMNPYLLGLKIFESIERRWNEPDEEDRRRLDLPGGQGREKIFEVRELESDVGFVRNYLTRAIVEELKLFTFVRRGEEWQVESTGWEDVREALASRLANGGIPSIVVEDGDYRGSGELLLRHQYDGQELDLDHLEKTLPYVYQLWGRPAHLLTVVEGKETLFSYDGEHHRSTVD comes from the coding sequence ATCTACACCGTCGGCGCCTACGGCATGCCCACCCGTTTTTCGCACTGGAGCTTCGGCAAGGCTTTTCACCGCATGAAGACCGAGTACGACTACAACTTGAGCCGCATCTACGAGCTGGTGGTCAACTCGGATCCCTGCTACGCCTTCCTGCTGGACGGAAACACGCTGCTGCAGAACAAGCTGGTCATCGCCCACGTGCTCGCCCACAGCGACTTCTTCAAGCACAACTACCGGTTCGCCGGCACCTCGCACTTCATGATGGAGAACATGGCGGCCCACGCCGAACGCCTGGCCCGGTACGAGTTCCGCTACGGCAAGCAGGCGGTGGAACAGTTGCTGGACGCAGCACTGGCGCTGGCCGAACAGGTGGACCCTCACCCCGTCGGGCCGCCAGCCCTGCCGGAGGACAACGAGGAGGAGCCGGACGGCGCAGGCGACGGGAGGCGTTCCAGGCCGTCAACACCTTACGACGACCTGTGGGCGCTCGACGAGCGGCTCGCCCTGCAACAGCCGGACCCGCCCGCGTCCGCACACAGAAGGCGCGACGCGCCGGGACCGGGCCGGCGGGTGGGCTTCGCGCCTCGAAGCGGCTCAGGTGAAAGCGGCCCGCCGTCCCGGTCGGGCGGCCAGGCAGCACGCCGGCGGGCCCGCCGGTGGCCCGTGCGGCCGGAGAAGGACGTTTTACGCTTCATCATGGAGCATTCGGAGTACCTGGAGACCTGGCAGCGGGACGTTCTCGCCATGGTGAGGGAGGAGGCCCTCTACTTCTGGCCGCAGATCGAGACCAGGATCATGAACGAGGGATGGGCCACGTTCTGGCACGCCAGGCTGATGAGGGACGAGGAGTTGAGCGAGGCCGACGCGCTGGAGTTCGCTCGCATGCACGCGGGGGTGATCCAGCCGCAGCGGCTGCACATGAACCCCTACCTGCTCGGACTCAAGATCTTCGAGAGCATCGAGCGTCGCTGGAACGAACCCGACGAAGAGGACCGGCGGAGGCTGGATCTTCCAGGCGGGCAGGGGCGAGAGAAAATCTTCGAGGTGCGGGAACTGGAAAGCGACGTGGGCTTCGTCCGAAACTACCTCACCCGCGCCATCGTCGAGGAACTCAAGCTCTTCACCTTCGTACGGCGGGGCGAGGAGTGGCAGGTGGAGAGCACCGGGTGGGAGGACGTGCGGGAGGCTCTGGCCTCCAGGCTCGCCAACGGCGGGATTCCGTCCATCGTGGTGGAGGACGGCGACTACCGGGGAAGCGGTGAACTGCTCCTGCGCCACCAGTATGACGGCCAGGAGCTCGACCTGGACCACCTGGAGAAGACGCTTCCGTACGTCTACCAGCTCTGGGGGCGACCCGCCCACCTCCTGACGGTGGTGGAAGGCAAGGAGACCCTGTTCAGCTACGACGGGGAACACCACCGGAGCACGGTCGACTGA
- a CDS encoding Rrf2 family transcriptional regulator, with protein sequence MRTGAKPGKKGRRKASDDPTLTPLQRYILAYLEDVNASYAQPVRSVELARQFNITDSYARGQARALVLKGLVAVRGGPKGGYYLVGNPTPQHLPREDERPGRANALGLL encoded by the coding sequence GTGAGAACCGGTGCGAAACCCGGGAAGAAGGGGCGCCGAAAGGCGTCGGACGACCCGACCCTTACGCCGCTTCAGCGCTACATCCTGGCTTATCTCGAGGACGTCAACGCATCCTACGCACAGCCCGTGCGGTCGGTAGAACTCGCCAGGCAGTTCAACATCACCGACTCCTACGCCCGGGGGCAGGCCCGGGCTCTGGTGCTGAAGGGGCTGGTGGCCGTTCGGGGCGGACCGAAGGGCGGGTACTACCTGGTTGGCAACCCGACGCCCCAGCACTTACCCCGCGAAGACGAGCGCCCGGGGCGCGCCAACGCCTTGGGCTTACTGTGA